The proteins below come from a single Holdemania massiliensis genomic window:
- a CDS encoding GGDEF domain-containing protein, giving the protein MFDLEKAEQFIQKQTQRYPLFEYYRIVDVDSYEVYEWKKSHLMATGEHCYQVWSRNCACRNCVSRLAVDENRSIIKMETTQDHRIFLIESVPLKELGDHYALELIKEVTDNLLFADHDQKNNVMLTEIIYKMNELSTHDSYTGLYNKRFMEHELKREISDWKEERPLTIALLDIDQFKTVNDNYGHLVGDRVILALSEALKECAESHNGWACRIGGDEFLILFRGINEAQAQQVIQNFRSEIARISFGEAARDYQISVSVGLAEYDLKFQDWETWFTLADQAMYENKMQAEIRNCPFKDKPVQ; this is encoded by the coding sequence ATGTTTGATTTAGAAAAAGCAGAACAGTTTATCCAAAAGCAAACGCAGAGATATCCTCTATTTGAATACTATCGGATTGTTGATGTTGATTCTTACGAGGTTTATGAGTGGAAAAAATCGCATCTGATGGCAACCGGGGAACATTGTTATCAGGTATGGAGTCGTAATTGCGCATGCCGAAACTGTGTGTCCCGATTAGCTGTGGATGAAAATCGGTCGATTATAAAAATGGAAACAACTCAGGATCATCGGATCTTTTTGATCGAATCTGTACCGTTAAAAGAGTTAGGAGATCATTACGCCTTGGAATTGATCAAGGAGGTGACGGATAATTTGTTATTTGCGGATCATGATCAAAAGAACAATGTGATGCTGACAGAAATTATTTATAAGATGAATGAATTGTCTACCCATGATTCCTATACTGGACTTTACAATAAGCGTTTTATGGAACATGAGCTGAAACGGGAAATTTCCGACTGGAAAGAAGAAAGACCCTTGACGATAGCTTTGCTGGATATTGACCAGTTTAAGACCGTGAATGATAACTATGGTCATTTGGTGGGGGATCGGGTTATTCTGGCCTTGTCAGAAGCGTTGAAAGAATGTGCTGAAAGTCATAATGGCTGGGCTTGCCGAATTGGCGGCGATGAATTCCTGATTCTGTTCCGGGGGATCAATGAAGCGCAGGCGCAACAGGTGATTCAGAACTTTCGTTCAGAAATAGCCCGGATTTCATTCGGGGAAGCGGCTAGGGATTATCAGATTTCAGTCAGTGTTGGTCTTGCTGAATATGATCTGAAATTTCAAGATTGGGAAACTTGGTTTACACTGGCAGATCAGGCGATGTATGAAAATAAAATGCAGGCGGAGATCCGAAATTGTCCTTTCAAGGATAAACCTGTGCAATGA